The Sesamum indicum cultivar Zhongzhi No. 13 linkage group LG9, S_indicum_v1.0, whole genome shotgun sequence genome segment AAAATCACCGTAGAAAAACCATTGCCGCATCCAACGGTCAAGATCGTCTCCTTACTCGATCTCCACCGTTGAAAGATTCTTATATATGTAAACCCCTCCATTCTCACGCATTCTTGGAGTGCTTCTGTGGTGTTCTCCTTGCAGCCCTTCTTTTGGTTTCTTTCTGAAAATCGCCTATCTACGCGCGCTGTTGGTCGATCTGTGTGCTAATTGAATCGATTTGATTTGAGTTAGGGTTTGTTAAAAGTAATTCAAGATGTTTGGTAGGGCGCCTAAGAAAAGTGATAACACTAGGTACTATGACATTCTTGGGGTGCCTAAGACGGCGAGCCCTGATGATTTGAAGAAGGCCTACAAGAAGGCAGCTATCAAGAATCATCCTGACAAGGGCGGTGACCCTGAGAAAGTAATGATCGTCTTCTTCTCTCTGTGAATTTTACAATTGTTTAGGGTTATCTGATTCTCTTTCCGATTGAACttgtgaattttgttttttatgtgGTGATTGTATTTGGTTGGTGATGCGATTTGGTGATTTGCTATGTTTCTTGTATGCCATTCGGTAATGCTGTTTTAGGTGATGAAATTAGTTACTAATATTTCCTCTGTAGAAGGGAAAAACCCATAGTTTGTGCAGCTGTTTTTGATGGTTGGCAAAATTTCATGGCGCGAGCCGACTTGTATCAGCTGCTTCACAGTGTGACTCAGTTCATTAGAGGGTTTCATAGACACATGTGCAATCAGAAGTTCTTAGCTACTCATTTTGATTAGTGGAGAAACATTTTTGGATTAATGAAGTCTTTACGAGTAGTTTTATATTCCTGCGCTCCCCGGGTTAGCGATTATTAAGAATTTGTGAACATTGACATGATTTTATTCTGTCTTGATTTCTGTGGTTTGTGACTTAAAGAAACTGAGTTGCTATCAAgctttgtttgtttatgtGCTCTGGAAGATGATATGATTGATGTTCTAAGCCTGGCAAAATGGTTTTGCGCTGCAGTTCAAGGAGCTTGCTCATGCTTATGAGGTTCTTAGTGACCCCGAAAAACGTGAGATCTATGACCAGTATGGGGAAGATGCACTCAAGGAAGGAATGGGAGGCGGTGGTGGAATGCATGACCCATTCGACATCTTCTCATCCTTCTTCGGTGGGAGCCCATTTGGAGGTGAGACAATTTATCATAGGATTGAAGTGTTGGTTTATCTTCTTGTGGATGCATTTTCAGAAGTCTGTTTGTTGATGTCCAGGCGGTGGCAGTAGCAGGGGACGAAGGCAAAGAAGGGGAGAAGATGTGGTACACCCACTGAAGGTGTCTCTTGAGGATTTGTATCTTGGAACCACCAAGAAGCTCTCTTTGTCACGCAATGTGATTTGCTCGAAGTGTAGTGGGTACGTTTTAATGGTTCTTGTGGATGATAACTTGCTTActtgtatttgtgtgtgtgctcATGTGGCTGGctaacatattttctttgcatttgtgttggacaGTAAAGGTTCAAAATCCGGAGCGTCAATGAAGTGCTCAGGGTGCCAAGGAAGTGGTATGAAAGTCACAATTAGGCAGCTCGGCCCTGGCATGATTCAGCAAATGCAGCACCCTTGCAATGAATGCAAAGGAACAGGAGAGACTATCAATGACAGAGATAGATGCCCTCAGTGCAAAGGTGAGAAGGTTGTTCAGGAAAAGAAAGTCCTGGAAGTCCATGTTGAGAAGGGCATGCAGAACGGACAGAAAATTACATTCCCTGGGGAAGCTGATGAAGCGGTATGATGGCTTGTCTTATGCTACTTCTCTTGGGTCATTAGGTTTGCAAATTTGGTGAGGATGTAGATGAATATGTTCTTATCTTGAGTGTTTCATTGCAGCCGGATACGGTCACTGGGGACATAGTCTTCGTGCTTCAGCAAAAGGAGCATCCTAAATTTAAGAGAAAGGGTGAGGATCTGTTTGTGGAACACACACTTTCACTTACTGAGGCCTTGTGTGGCTTCCAGTTTATACTCTCCCACTTAGATGGCAGGCAGCTCCTTATCAAATCACAACCTGGAGAAGTTGTCAAGCCTGGTTAGTTTTTTCCCCAAGTTTTGCAGCTGGCATGCGAGTCATTTACTAGCTTATGCAGTTTGAGGTTCTCATCTTTGTGCATGCTAATTCTGCAGATTCTTACAAGGCCATCAATGATGAAGGGATGCCAATGTACCAGAGACCTTTCATGAAGGGCAAACTGTATATTCATTTCAATGTTGACTTCCCAGATTCTTTAACTGCAGATCAAGTTGATGCACTGGCGAAAATTCTTCCCCCGAAGGCCCAATCACAACTAACAGACATGGAGCTGGATGAGTGCGAGNNNNNNNNNNGAGATGAGGAGGAAGCAGACTCAGCATCAGGAGGCTTATGACGAGGATGAAGAAATGCATGGAGGAGCCCAGAGGGTGCAATGTGCTCAACAGTGAGGAACTATTGAGGCGAGGTGCTGGCTTTTGTCGTCCAAGGGAGTCGATTGTGTTGTCAGGACCTTTATAACTAGTGATAAACTTGAAATGCTAATTCTGCGTTGAGGATTTATGTATTGATTTCATATATGTGATCAATGTAACAATTTTGTGTTTGTTGTCTGCCTTGACGTGTCTGTCCAAGTAAGGCTTGAACAATGCACTACAAAAGCTTGTGCGCTCTTGGTATTAAAACTTCGGGTCCTGATCGGTTCTTCTATGGTTCGCCGTGTGTAATTCAACAGTTAACTGGGAGGGGTATGGGGTGTGCAGAATTCGGTTAACTGGCTTAAAGTTTTTGGTTTTACTAAGGTTTTTTCGGTGgtttttttatctttgttcGGTGATCAAACGGAAAAatcgaaatttttttatatatgtatgttaattttattaattatattaaaatatattatatattttgcttttaagtCAATAAAAGaactctcactctctctcacTCAGCCGCTTGGCACCAATGAGAAAAAGTAAAGGATGATTATATTcgtcttttttaaaatttgatttaattacatgtagattTTATGCGatttgaaaatacatttagcatttttaaaatttgctttcatataacaaataagtttttttgttaattagaatttactaaatttgttgatattaataaaatgaatagaaaaaaaattgatatctattcaattgatttattaataattttttgtaggttaaataatttttttcgtacaattaattttaatcatttgaCTCAATTTTGGaagattttacttttatatttcaagaacAATTTTAAGGTATATGCATTCATTAAATTTGCATCTCGCATATAATGTTGGTTATTTTTCAAGAGCAATTTTAAGCTATATGCATTCATTAAATTTGCATCTCGCATATAATGTTGGTTCGATCGGATTCTTTAAgtctattgaaaaaatatttgtttatattacacttagagTATTAGGATGAACTATTAAATAACgactaaattaaatattgtcaaaaataaaaaataaaaatgaatccaGACCAAAGTTAtaggatgaaaattttctttttcactttttgtaaaattacatgaataaCTTTCAaggtcaaataaaatcaatataaaaatataagtattgaTTATACTTAATCAACattgatcataattttaattatgataaaaatatttataataaattttaattgattgtaattttgacATTGTcctgaaaatattacaactaatatttattacacaaTCATGATCAATTAGCATttcattatgatttttcatgaCTTTCAAACATGATAATTTATCATAACAGAAATGATCATACATCTTCTAGTCCTTTcaaagtttaattattgttccaaaatgaatatttatatatatatatatatatactgattaatgtataaatagaagtaaatggaacttataattaaaactcaAACTAAAACCTCATCGGATTCCAAGAAAGCAATCATGCTTTCTCGTGTGAACAAATCCCACTATAGATGTGACCTCAAActaacattttaattaatttccatatataaattaaacccaccaatttaaatttggaaacttattattctttcttgaaaaaaaaaatatttcataaattcaaaaattatataaggtAAGTTTTCAGAAGTGGGTTCGGACTTTCCTACGAGAAATCAGAttgatctctctctctatatatagtCCATAACATTCTACGTACTCTATAATTGACTACATCTTTAGAAGTAAAAATCTCTGTTTGCATGCATGGcgccttcttcttcttcttccatcaGCATTCTCTCTGATTCTGCAAAACACTCTTCCGTTTCTTCCACTACTTCTACTACTCTTCATCAACATACTGTGATTTTCGGTACTTCCATCAAGAAAGATCCATTCAAGAACGTCCAGAATCATGTCGGAAAAGAAGAAGACGGCTTCTACTTTGTGAAGACAACCTCAGTTGTCCTGGCTAATGGCAAAAGAAAGATTCCTCAATTCATCGACTTCTTCGCTTCAGGCGAGACGTCAAAAGCCGATCAAGAACCGGCCatcaagaaaaggaagagGACTGCAGTCGGGCCGAGATATTCTCCCCCTCCTCCTCCGATTACTGATCTTGATCTCAGCATTGGGCGTGGCAACTGGCAGCAACCGGCCGATGATGAGGATCAatggaaaatcaagaaagtgttGAAGAAAAGCGACGTTGATGGTTCGTCCAGGCTTCTGCTGGGGAGATTGTTGGTTcaagaacatattttaccTCATGTACTTATGGGCGAGCAGGGAGTGGAGATTAAGGTTTGGGATGTGGATACAGGGTCACACCACATGCTGCTTCTCAAATTA includes the following:
- the LOC105171005 gene encoding dnaJ protein homolog (The sequence of the model RefSeq protein was modified relative to this genomic sequence to represent the inferred CDS: added 46 bases not found in genome assembly) is translated as MFGRAPKKSDNTRYYDILGVPKTASPDDLKKAYKKAAIKNHPDKGGDPEKFKELAHAYEVLSDPEKREIYDQYGEDALKEGMGGGGGMHDPFDIFSSFFGGSPFGGGGSSRGRRQRRGEDVVHPLKVSLEDLYLGTTKKLSLSRNVICSKCSGKGSKSGASMKCSGCQGSGMKVTIRQLGPGMIQQMQHPCNECKGTGETINDRDRCPQCKGEKVVQEKKVLEVHVEKGMQNGQKITFPGEADEAPDTVTGDIVFVLQQKEHPKFKRKGEDLFVEHTLSLTEALCGFQFILSHLDGRQLLIKSQPGEVVKPDSYKAINDEGMPMYQRPFMKGKLYIHFNVDFPDSLTADQVDALAKILPPKAQSQLTDMELDECEETTLHDVNIEEEMRRKQTQHQEAYDEDEEMHGGAQRVQCAQQ
- the LOC110012587 gene encoding uncharacterized protein LOC110012587 encodes the protein MAPSSSSSISILSDSAKHSSVSSTTSTTLHQHTVIFGTSIKKDPFKNVQNHVGKEEDGFYFVKTTSVVLANGKRKIPQFIDFFASGETSKADQEPAIKKRKRTAVGPRYSPPPPPITDLDLSIGRGNWQQPADDEDQWKIKKVLKKSDVDGSSRLLLGRLLVQEHILPHVLMGEQGVEIKVWDVDTGSHHMLLLKLWKSNSFVFVKNWVSDFVTRRDLEEKDEIGLRWNHQNSRLDFTVLKRGNP